Proteins co-encoded in one Canis lupus familiaris isolate Mischka breed German Shepherd chromosome 36, alternate assembly UU_Cfam_GSD_1.0, whole genome shotgun sequence genomic window:
- the WIPF1 gene encoding WAS/WASL-interacting protein family member 1, which yields MPVPPPPAPPPPPTFALANTEKPTLNKSEQAGRNALLSDISKGKKLKKTVTNDRSAPILDKPKGAGAGGGGGFGGGGGGGGGGGGGGGFGGGGPPGLGGLFQAGMPKLRSTANRDSDSGGGRPPMLPPGGRSTSAKPFPPAGGPGRFPVPSPGHRSGPPEPQRNRMPPPRPDVGSKPESIPPPVPNTPRPVQSSLHNRGALPVPGAPRQPSPGPTPPPFPGSRGAAFAGGSPRQTSSSSSSSFSSRPPLPPTPSRALDDKPPPPPPPVGNRPSIHREGVPLPPPQNSKPPVPSTPRPSSSSSSQAPPPPPPPSRPGPPPLPPGSSGSDETPRLPQRNLSLTSSTPPLPSPGRSGPLPPPPTERPPPPVRDPPGRSGPLPPPPPINRNGSTSRALPATPQLPSRSGVDSPRSGPRPPLPPDRPGAGAPPPPPPSTSIRNGFQDSSGEDEWESRFYFHPISDLPPPEPYVPMARTYPSKLARSETRSGSNRRERGAPPLPPTSR from the exons ATGCCCGTGCCGCCCCCgccggcgcccccgccgccgcccaccTTCGCCCTG GCCAATACGGAAAAGCCTACCTTGAATAAGTCAGAACAGGCTGGGAGAAATGCTCTTCTCTCTGACATCAGCAAggggaagaaactgaagaagaccgTCACCAATGACAGAAGTGCACCAATATTGGACA aACCTAAAGGAGCCGGTGCTGGTGGTGGCGGTGGCTTCGGTGGAGGTggcggtggtggcggtggtggagGCGGTGGCGGTGGTTTTGGAGGAGGTGGACCACCTGGCTTGGGAGGACTGTTCCAGGCTGGGATGCCGAAGCTGAGATCCACAGCCAACAGGGACAGTG ATTCAGGAGGAGGCCGACCCCCAATGTTGCCACCAGGAGGAAGATCCACATCTGCCAAGCCGTTCCCACCGGCAGGTGGCCCGGGCCGGTTTCCAGTGCCTTCTCCAGGCCACAGAAGTGGTCCCCCAGAGCCTCAGAGGAACCGGATGCCTCCCCCGAGGCCCGACGTGGGCTCAAAGCCTGAGAGCATCCCCCCACCAGTACCCAATACGCCCAGACCCGTTCAGTCAAGTCTGCACAACCGGGGGGCCCTACCAGTGCCCGGGGCCCCCAggcagcccagccctgggccaaCCCCCCCGCCCTTCCCTGGAAGCCGAGGTGCAGCTTTTGCAGGAGGCTCCCCCCGCCAGACATCCTCAAGCTCCTCATCATCCTTCTCCAgcaggcctcccctgccccccacgcccAGCAGGGCCTTGGATGACAAGCCTCCCCCTCCACCGCCCCCGGTGGGCAACAGGCCCTCCATCCACAGGGAAGGggtcccactcccaccccctcagAACAGCAAGCCCCCAGTGCCTTCTACCCCcaggccttcctcctcctcctcctcacaggccccacccccgccacctccACCCAGCAggcccggccctcctcccctgcctccggGTTCCAGTGGTTCCGATGAAACCCCAAGACTCCCACAGAGGAATCTGTCCCTCACTTCGTCTACACCGCCTTTGCCTTCGCCGGGGCGATCAGGCCCTCTTCCGCCCCCACCCACTGAGAGACCCCCTCCTCCGGTGAGGGACCCACCCGGCAGATCAG gccctctcccaccaccccctccaaTAAACAGAAATGGCAGCACATCTCGGgccctgcctgccaccccccagTTGCCGTCCAGGAGTGGAGTAGATAGTCCCAGGAGTGGACCCcggcctcctcttcctcccgaCAGGCCTGGCGCTGGggcacctccccctcctccaccatcAACATCAATTAGAAATGGCTTCCAAGACTCTTCAGGTGAAG ATGAGTGGGAAAGCAGATTCTACTTCCATCCGATTTCTGATTTGCCACCTCCAGAGCCATATGTACCAATGGCCAGAACTTATCCCAGTAAACTGGCAAGAAGTGAAACCCGGA GTGGATCCAACCGGAGAGAAAGGGGTGCCCCACCACTTCCTCCCACCTCAAGGTGA